The genomic DNA AGGTCGTAGGCGAAGATGTTGTCGCGTTTCAAGGTGGTCGCGCTCCCGGCGTCGCGGACCTCGCCGAACGATCCGCCGACCACCACCGTGCCGCCCACCAGGGCGATGGCGTTGACGATCCCGTCGAGCACGTGCGGGGTGGTGTTCACCGGATCGGCCGAGACGATCTTGCCGTGCCCCGTGGTGCCGGCGGCTGCGACTCCGGCGGGGACCAGCATCAGGGCCGCGACCAGTGCGGAAGTAGGTCTGGCAAACATTCGGCAATTTTTAGCAGACTCTTGGTAATCAAGAGACTACTTTCCGTGGATTGTCCGAGCAGGCCTAGGCTTGTCCCCATGACGCGCGCTTCGCTGGACAAGCAACCGCATGAGGTCGCCGCGATGTTCGATCGCACGGCCCGGCGATATGACCTGGTCAATGACGTGATCTCGCTCGGGCAGGTCCGGCTGTGGCGCAAGGCGACCGCGGCGGCCGTCGACGCGGGACCCGGGGAGCTGGTCCTCGATCTGGGGGCGGGGACCGGCACCTCCACCGATGCCTTCACCGCACTGGGTGCCCGTGCGATCGCTTCGGACTTCTCGCTCGGGATGCTGCGCACCGGCGTGCGCCGGCGAGGCGGCTCCGGCCTCTCCGGCGGCGGGGTGCGGGGCGTCAGTTTCATCGCCGGAGACGCGCTGAGGCTGCCCTTCGCCGACGGGGTCTTCGACGCGGTGACGATCTCGACCGCGCTGCGCAACGTCCAGGACACCGGCCAGGCCCTGCGCGAGATGTTCCGGGTCGCCAAGCCGGGGGCGCGTCTGGTGATCCTCGAGTTCTCCCATCCGACGGCCAGGTCCTTCGACCTCGTATACTCGCAGTACCTCATGAAGCTGATGCCGCAGGCCGCCAAGCTGGTCGGTTCCAACGACGACTCCTACGAGTACCTGGCGGAGTCGATCAGGGCGTGGCCGGACCAGGCCGCGCTGGCGAAGATCATCCAGGGGGCGGGCTGGGAGCGGGTCGCCTGGCGCAACCTCGCCTTCGGCATCGTGGCGCTTCATCGTGCGTATAAGCCCGCATAGAAGATTCGTCGGCGATAGCCGTACCCGACTGACACTTCGCCTCGCAAAGGGGTTAGACTTCGGGCCGACAAGTTTGTGAAGACCTTCACAAAGGAACGAAGGGCCCCTCAACCCCGAGGCCGTCAAAGCTTGTAGGACAGGACAGGTCCCGTGACCGTGCCAGCCGCCATACAGCGGAATGTCGCTGAGGCTGACGCCGACGTCATCGTCGTCGGCGCCGGGCCCGCCGGTTCGACAACCGCTTTCCATCTCGCACAGGCCGGGCTCGACGTCCTGCTGCTTGAGAAGACCACGTTCCCCCGCGAGAAGGTGTGCGGCGACGGGCTGACGCCCCGAGCGGTCAAGCAGCTCATCGCCATGGGGATCGACATCGACGCTCCCGGCTGGGTCAGGAACAAGGGCCTGCGCGTGGTCGGCGGCGGGATGCGCTTCGAGCTCGACTGGCCCGAACTCTCCAACTATCCGGACTTCGGGCTGGTCCGCACCCGGCAGGACTTCGACGAGATCCTCGCCGACAACGCGGTGCGCGGCGGAGTCCGCCTGCTGCAGGGCGTCAACGTCACCGCCCCGATCCTCGACGACCGCAGCGGCCACATCGTGGGCGTGGTCGCGAAGAAGGACGGCGAGGAGGTCTCCTACCGGTCCCGTCTGGTGGTCGCCGCCGACGGCAACTCCACCCGGATCTCCCTGGCGATGGGGCTGCACAAGCGCGAGGACCGCCCGATGGGCGTCGCCGTCCGGACCTACTTCGAGAGTCCGCGGCACGACGACGACTACCTGGAGACCTGGCTGGAGCTGTGGGACGGCGACACCCTGCTGCCCGGCTACGGCTGGATCTTCGGGGTCGGCGACGGCACGTCCAACGTGGGCCTGGGCCTGCTGAACACCTCCGAGTCCTTCAAGGGCATGGACTACCGCGACCTGCTCAAGCGCTGGGTCAAGGGCATGCCCCCGGAGTGGGGCTACGTCGAGGAGAACATGACGGGCCCGATCAGGGGCGCGGCGCTGCCGATGGCCTTCAACCGCCAGCCGCACTACACGCGGGGCCTGGTGCTGGTCGGCGACGCGGGCGGCATGATCAACCCGTTCAACGGGGAGGGCATCGCCTACGCGATGGAGACCGGCCACATCGCGGCCGAGAGCATCGTCCAGGCGCTGGCCAGGACGACCCCCGCGCAGCGGGAGCGCGTGCTGCGCGCATATCCTCAGACGTTGAAGGACGCCTATGGTGGCTATTTCACCCTGGGCAGGGGCTTCGTGGAGCTCATCGGGCACCGCGGCGTGATGGACTTCTTCACCCGGCACGCACTGCCGCACCCCGGCCTGATGCGTTTCGCGCTCAAGCTTCTTGCTAACCTCACCGACCGGCGAGGCGACGCGTCAGACCGCATCATCAATGCTCTGTCGAAGGTCGCGCCACCGGCATGATCGCATCAGACGTCCTCGCACCTGGAACAGAGCGATGATCCCCCTGCATAAACTTGCACGACAAAACAACGTGATGAGCTACGCGCCGGCGCGCGTGGAGATGGGAGAGGAGGCGTAGCGATGGAGCTGTACGCACCCATCCTGGTGCTCGCCGTTCTCGCGGCGGGATTTGCGATCTTCTCAGTGACGATCGCGCCCTTCACCGGTCCCAGGCGCTGGAACCGCGCGAAACTCGACGCCTACGAATGCGGTATCGAGCCGACACCTCAACCTGTCGGCGGTGGTCGCTTCCCGCTGAAGTACATGATCACCGCGATGCTTTTCATCGTGTTCGACATCGAGATCATCTTCCTCTACCCGTGGGCGGTCTCGTTCGACCAGCTCGGCATGTTCGGGTTGATCGAGATGGTGCTGTTCATCGTCACCGTGCTCGTGGCCTACGCGTACGTGTGGCGCCGCAAGGGTCTGGACTGGGACTAGATATGGGACTTGAAGAGAAACTTCCGAGCGGGTTCATGCTCAGCACGGTCGAGCAGGTCGCCGGCTGGGCGCGTAAGAACTCCGTGTGGCCGGCGACCTTCGGTCTCGCCTGCTGCGCCATCGAGCTCATGTCCACCGGCGGTCCCAAGCACGACCTGGCGCGCTTCGGCATGGAGCGCGCTTCGGCGTCTCCGCGCCAGGCCGACCTGATGATCGTGGCGGGCCGGCTGTCCCAGAAGATGGCCCCGGTGCTGCGCCAGATCTACGACCAGATGGCCGAGCCCAAGTGGGTCATCGCCATGGGCGTCTGCGCCTCCAGCGGCGGCATGTTCAACAACTACGCCATCGTGCAGGGCGTGGACCACGTCGTTCCCGTCGACATCTACCTCCCCGGCTGCCCGCCGCGGCCCGAGATGCTCATCGACGCGATCGTGAAGCTGCACGACAAGATCCAGAACACGAAGTTCGGCGCGCATCGTGCCAAGCAGATCGACGAGCTCGAACTGCAGGCGCTGCGGACACTGCCGCTGATCGACCAGGGAACCGCCAAATGAGAAGCGGTGAACGGCTGATGAGCCGGCGCGGACCCGACGCGGTGAGCGCAGCGGTCCGCGAGGTAAGAGTGGCCCGCGCAGCGGATGAGGAGCGGTGAGCGACTGATGACTGCGGACAATCTCCCCGAGGTTCCGGAGGAGCCGATCGCCCATCTGGGGATGTTCGGCGCCTCAGGATCCGGTGACACCTCCGGTTACGGAGGCCTGGTCGTACGGCGCAAGCCCCAGCTGTCCTCCGCCCGCCCCTACGGCGGTTACTTCGACGTCGTCGCCGACGAGCTGGAGCGGGCACTGGGCGGCGATCTCGGCGACGCGGTCGAGCGCGTGGTCGTGGACCGCGGCGAGCTGACCTTCCACGTCAAGCGCGAACGCCTGCTGGAGGTCGCCAGGATCCTGCGCGACGACCCGGCCCTGCGTTTCGAGCTCTCGCTCGGCGTCTCCGGCGTGCACTATCCCCACCTGGAGGGTGAGGAGCTGCGCGCGGTGATCCACCTGTGCTCGATCACGCACAACCGGCGCCTGCGCGTCGAGGTGTCCTGCCCCGACGCCGACCCGCACATTCCCTCCACCGTTCCGGTCTACCCGACCCACGACTGGCACGAGCGGGAAACCTGGGACTTCTTCGGGATCGTCTTCGACGGCCACCCGGCGCTGACCCGCATCATGATGCCCGACGACTGGGATGGTCACCCTCAGCGCAAGGACTACCCGCTGGGCGGCATCCCGGTCGAATACCGCGGCGCCCAGGTTCCCGCGCCGGACGAGAGGAGGTCGTACAAGTGACCGCTCCCCATGAGGAAGCAACCGAAGGCAAGGTCTACACCGTCTCCGGCAACGACTGGACGGAGCTGGTCGAGACCCTCTCCGGCCAGCAGGACGAGCAGCTCGTCATCAACATGGGCCCGCAGCACCCGTCCACGCACGGCGTGCTCCGCCTGATCCTGAACCTGGACGGCGAGACGGTCACCGAGGCCCGCACGGTCATCGGCTACCTGCACACCGGCATCGAGAAGAACATCGAGTTCCGGACGTGGACCCAGGGGACGACGTTCGTCACCCGGATGGACTACCTCGCGCCGATCTTCAACGAGACCGCCTACTGCATGGGCGTCGAGAAGCTGCTCGGCATCACCGACCGGGTCCCCGAGCGGGCCCAGGCCATCCGCGTGATGATGATGGAGCTCACCCGCATCTCCTCGCACATGGTGGCCATCGGCACCTTCGGCATGGAGCTGGGCGCGACCACGCCGTTCCTCTTCGGGTCCCGCGAGCGCGAGATGGTGCTCGACGTGATGGAGTACATCACCGGTCTGCGGATGAACATGGCCTACATCCGGCCCGGCGGCGTCTCGGTCGACCTCCCGGCCGGCGCCGTGGACAAGGTCGGCGAGCTGCTCAAGGTCATGCCGGGGCGCATCAAGGACATGCGCAAGATGCTCGACGCGAACCCGGTCTACCTGGCCCGCACCAAGGACGTCGCCTATCTCGACCTCACCGGCTGCATGGCGCTGGGGGTCACCGGCCCGATGCTGCGGGCCGCGGGCCTGCCCTGGGACCTGCGCAAGTCGCAGCCCTACTGCGGGTACGAGACCTACGAGTTCGACGTCCCGACCGAGAAGACCGCCGACGTCTACGGCCGCTACCTCGTGCGCATGGCCGAGATGGAGGAGTCGCTCAAGATCATCGAGCAGGCTCTGGACCGTCTGTCCGGGCCGCTCAAGGGCGGCCGGGTGATGGTGGACGACAAGAAGATCGGCTGGCCCGCGCAGCTCGCGCTCGGTCCCGACGGTCTCGGTAACTCGCCCGACCACATCGCGCACATCATGAGCGGTTCGATGGAAGCGCTGATCCACCACTTCAAGCTGGTGACCGAGGGCTTCCGGGTGCCGGCCGGGCAGGCCTTCGCCTCGGTCGAGTCGCCCCGCGGCGAGCTCGGCGCCCACGTGGTCAGCGACGGCGGCACCCGGCCCTACCGGGTGCACTTCCGCGACCCGTCCTTCACGAACCTGCAGGCCATGCCCGCGACGTGCGAGGGCGGCATGGTCGCCGACGTCATCTCGGCAGTGGCTTCGATCGACCCTGTCATGGGAGGTGTGGACCGGTGAGCGGCGAGCCGACGAGTGAGCGCAGTGGCCGGCCGAGGAACGAGGCCGTCCGCGTAGCGAATGAGGAGGGGAGCGCGACCATGAGCACGGGCTATACACCGGAAGTCCGGGAGCGTCTGGAACGAGACGCCAAGGAGATCATCGGCCGCTATCCCAAGCCCCGGTCGGCGCTGCTGCCCCTGCTGCACCTGGTGCAGTCGGAGGACGGCTACGTCTCCGACGACGGCCAGGAGTTCTGCGCCGAGATGCTCGGCCTGAGCAAGGCCGAGGTCGTGGGCGTGTCGACCTTCTACACGATGTACAAGCGCAAGCCGATGGGCGACTACCACGTCGGCGTGTGCATCAACACGCTGTGCGCGGTCATGGGCGGCGACCAGATCTGGGACGAGCTGTCGGAGCACGTCGGCGTCGGCCACGACGAGGCGACCCCGGACGGGAAGGTCTCGCTGGAGCGGCTCGAGTGCAACGCCGCCTGCGACTTCGCCCCGGTGATGATGGTCAACTGGGAGTTCTTCGACAACCAGACCCCCGCCTCGGCCAAGCAGCTCGTCGACGACCTGCGGGACGGCAAGGAGATCTCGCCGACCCGCGGGCCCAAGAGGCTCTGCACCTTCAAGGAGGCCTCGCGGGTGCTGTCCGGTCTGCCCGACGGTCTGGCCGGTGACGGCCCCTCGGCGAACGGTCCCTCCCTCGAAGGACTCAAGGTCGCTAAGGCCAACGGATGGAAGGCCCCAGAGGCACCATGACGACTCTCACTCCGGTCCTCACCGCGAACTGGGACCAGCCCAACTCCTTCACCCTGGAGGGCTACGGCGATTACGCGGCGGCCAGGAAGGCGCTGGGCATGGATCCCGACGCCGTCATCCAGGCCGTCAAGGACTCGGGCCTGCGCGGCCGTGGCGGCGCGGGCTTCCCCACCGGCATGAAGTGGGGCTTCATCCCCCAGGGCGACGGCAAGCCGCACTACCTGGTGGTCAACGCCGACGAGTCCGAGCCGGGCACCTGCAAGGACATCCCGCTCATGATGGCCAACCCGCACGCGCTGGTCGAGGGCGTCATCATCACCTCGTACGCGATCCGTGCCAGCCACGCCTTCGTCTACGTCCGCGGCGAGGTGCTGCACGTCATCCGCCGCCTGCAGGCGGCCGTGGCCGAGGCCTACGAGGCGGGCCTGCTCGGCAAGGACCTCTTCGGTTCCGGCTTCGACCTGGAGCTCGTGGTCCACAGCGGGGCGGGCGCCTACATCTGCGGCGAGGAGACGGCGCTGCTGGACTCGCTGGAGGGCTATCGCGGCCAACCTCGGCTCAAGCCTCCCTTCCCGGCCGTGGCGGGCCTCTACGCCTCGCCCACTGTCGTGAACAACGTCGAGTCTGTGGCCAGCGTTCCCTCGATCATCTCCAACGGGGCCGACTGGTTCGCGGGGATGGGCACCGAGAAGTCCAAGGGTTTCGGCATCTTCTCGCTGAGCGGCCACGTCACCCGTCCCGGCCAGTACGAGGCTCCGCTCGGCATCACCCTGCGCGAGCTGCTCGACATGGCGGGCGGGATCCGCGAGGGGCACCGGATCAAGTTCTGGAC from Streptosporangium sp. NBC_01756 includes the following:
- a CDS encoding NuoB/complex I 20 kDa subunit family protein, with the protein product MGLEEKLPSGFMLSTVEQVAGWARKNSVWPATFGLACCAIELMSTGGPKHDLARFGMERASASPRQADLMIVAGRLSQKMAPVLRQIYDQMAEPKWVIAMGVCASSGGMFNNYAIVQGVDHVVPVDIYLPGCPPRPEMLIDAIVKLHDKIQNTKFGAHRAKQIDELELQALRTLPLIDQGTAK
- the nuoF gene encoding NADH-quinone oxidoreductase subunit NuoF — encoded protein: MTTLTPVLTANWDQPNSFTLEGYGDYAAARKALGMDPDAVIQAVKDSGLRGRGGAGFPTGMKWGFIPQGDGKPHYLVVNADESEPGTCKDIPLMMANPHALVEGVIITSYAIRASHAFVYVRGEVLHVIRRLQAAVAEAYEAGLLGKDLFGSGFDLELVVHSGAGAYICGEETALLDSLEGYRGQPRLKPPFPAVAGLYASPTVVNNVESVASVPSIISNGADWFAGMGTEKSKGFGIFSLSGHVTRPGQYEAPLGITLRELLDMAGGIREGHRIKFWTPGGSSTPIFTDEHLDVPLDFESVGAKGSMLGTRALQIFDETTCVVRAVLRWTEFYAHESCGKCTPCREGTYWLKQVLKRLEKGQGTEEDLTTITDIADNILGRSFCALGDGATSPIHSSVKYFRDEYLKHFEIGGCPFDHAPSTVWGDK
- a CDS encoding demethylmenaquinone methyltransferase, translated to MTRASLDKQPHEVAAMFDRTARRYDLVNDVISLGQVRLWRKATAAAVDAGPGELVLDLGAGTGTSTDAFTALGARAIASDFSLGMLRTGVRRRGGSGLSGGGVRGVSFIAGDALRLPFADGVFDAVTISTALRNVQDTGQALREMFRVAKPGARLVILEFSHPTARSFDLVYSQYLMKLMPQAAKLVGSNDDSYEYLAESIRAWPDQAALAKIIQGAGWERVAWRNLAFGIVALHRAYKPA
- a CDS encoding NADH-quinone oxidoreductase subunit A, coding for MELYAPILVLAVLAAGFAIFSVTIAPFTGPRRWNRAKLDAYECGIEPTPQPVGGGRFPLKYMITAMLFIVFDIEIIFLYPWAVSFDQLGMFGLIEMVLFIVTVLVAYAYVWRRKGLDWD
- a CDS encoding NADH-quinone oxidoreductase subunit C; this encodes MTADNLPEVPEEPIAHLGMFGASGSGDTSGYGGLVVRRKPQLSSARPYGGYFDVVADELERALGGDLGDAVERVVVDRGELTFHVKRERLLEVARILRDDPALRFELSLGVSGVHYPHLEGEELRAVIHLCSITHNRRLRVEVSCPDADPHIPSTVPVYPTHDWHERETWDFFGIVFDGHPALTRIMMPDDWDGHPQRKDYPLGGIPVEYRGAQVPAPDERRSYK
- a CDS encoding geranylgeranyl reductase family protein, with translation MTVPAAIQRNVAEADADVIVVGAGPAGSTTAFHLAQAGLDVLLLEKTTFPREKVCGDGLTPRAVKQLIAMGIDIDAPGWVRNKGLRVVGGGMRFELDWPELSNYPDFGLVRTRQDFDEILADNAVRGGVRLLQGVNVTAPILDDRSGHIVGVVAKKDGEEVSYRSRLVVAADGNSTRISLAMGLHKREDRPMGVAVRTYFESPRHDDDYLETWLELWDGDTLLPGYGWIFGVGDGTSNVGLGLLNTSESFKGMDYRDLLKRWVKGMPPEWGYVEENMTGPIRGAALPMAFNRQPHYTRGLVLVGDAGGMINPFNGEGIAYAMETGHIAAESIVQALARTTPAQRERVLRAYPQTLKDAYGGYFTLGRGFVELIGHRGVMDFFTRHALPHPGLMRFALKLLANLTDRRGDASDRIINALSKVAPPA
- a CDS encoding NADH-quinone oxidoreductase subunit D, with the translated sequence MTAPHEEATEGKVYTVSGNDWTELVETLSGQQDEQLVINMGPQHPSTHGVLRLILNLDGETVTEARTVIGYLHTGIEKNIEFRTWTQGTTFVTRMDYLAPIFNETAYCMGVEKLLGITDRVPERAQAIRVMMMELTRISSHMVAIGTFGMELGATTPFLFGSREREMVLDVMEYITGLRMNMAYIRPGGVSVDLPAGAVDKVGELLKVMPGRIKDMRKMLDANPVYLARTKDVAYLDLTGCMALGVTGPMLRAAGLPWDLRKSQPYCGYETYEFDVPTEKTADVYGRYLVRMAEMEESLKIIEQALDRLSGPLKGGRVMVDDKKIGWPAQLALGPDGLGNSPDHIAHIMSGSMEALIHHFKLVTEGFRVPAGQAFASVESPRGELGAHVVSDGGTRPYRVHFRDPSFTNLQAMPATCEGGMVADVISAVASIDPVMGGVDR
- the nuoE gene encoding NADH-quinone oxidoreductase subunit NuoE; this encodes MSTGYTPEVRERLERDAKEIIGRYPKPRSALLPLLHLVQSEDGYVSDDGQEFCAEMLGLSKAEVVGVSTFYTMYKRKPMGDYHVGVCINTLCAVMGGDQIWDELSEHVGVGHDEATPDGKVSLERLECNAACDFAPVMMVNWEFFDNQTPASAKQLVDDLRDGKEISPTRGPKRLCTFKEASRVLSGLPDGLAGDGPSANGPSLEGLKVAKANGWKAPEAP